Sequence from the Pedobacter sp. D749 genome:
TAGATAGCAAGGGTATCTACACCTTACTGATTACCCAACTGCTGCCCAGCGGATTAATTGGCGTGCTGGTAGCCGCCTTACTTTCCGGCTTGATGAGCCAGGTTTCAGGTGCTTTGAATTCGATATCCACGATGGTAAGTTATGATATTTACGCCAGATATAAACCAAATCTTGATGATAAAAAATTAGTGAATGTGGGTAAAATTGCTGCAGGTATTGCTCTTGTTTTCTCACTTCTTTTGCTGCCGCTTTTAAATAAATACGAAAGTATTTTTAATGGATTAAATGACATCATCGCTCACATTGCACCTCCAATTACCTGCGTGTTTTTGCTTGGCATATTTTGGAAAAAGGCCTCGGCAAAATCAGCTAAGCTTACGCTTTGGATAGGTTCGGCTTTGGGAGCTATTGTGTTTACAACCAATAAAATTTGGGTTGATAACTGGTTTGCTGCCATTCCATTTATGATGATGGCATTCTATCTGTTTTGTGTTTGTGTTTTCTTACAAATTACATTTTCTATCATTTATCCTGTAGAACATACAGCAGAAAGCGATGTGCTTTACTGGAAATCATGGCGTGCACCGTTAGCGGCCAAAGGCTGGTCAGGCATAGGGAATTATAAAACATTATCAGCCGTGTTATTCATCACCATGGCTATTTTATTCTATTTATTCAGATAATTTACTTTATACATACGAGATGCAATTATTAAAAGATAGGGTCATATTCTTAACAGGCGGGTCAAAAGGTATTGGCCTGGAGTGCGCTATAAAATATGCAGAGGAGGGTGCAAGGATTGCCATCATTTCTAATGATCAGGCTTCGATAAATTATGCCATTTCTATTTTGGGAAAGGAGCATCTTGGTTTGCTGGCTGATGTATCGAATCCAAAAGATATACAACGAGCCATAACTGATACTCAGTTAAGGTTTGGTAAAATCGACGTCATACATAACAATGCCGGCATTGCCCACCCGTCAAAGAACATACACGAAACGGAGGATTGGGAGTGGGATAACCTTTTCAATATTAATGTGAAAGGGATCTATTTCACTACAAAATTTGGTTTAAATGCATTAATCGAGACGAAGGGTTGCATTATTAACACGAGTAGCCTGGTTGGAGATATTGGTCAGGAAGACCATGCAGCATATTCTGCTACAAAAGGAGCTGTCAATGCGCTTACTAAATCAATGGCTTTAGATTATGCGAAATATAAAATAAGAGTTAATGCAGTGGCTCCTGCTGGTGTGTGGACACAAATGCTCGAAGACTGGGGAAAGGAACAAAACGATGTAGAAGGAATTAAAAACTACCTTGACGGAATACATGCACTTGGTTATTGCCCAAATGGTGATGTCGTGGCCGATGCTTGTGTATTCCTGGCATCAGATAAAGCC
This genomic interval carries:
- a CDS encoding SDR family NAD(P)-dependent oxidoreductase, whose product is MQLLKDRVIFLTGGSKGIGLECAIKYAEEGARIAIISNDQASINYAISILGKEHLGLLADVSNPKDIQRAITDTQLRFGKIDVIHNNAGIAHPSKNIHETEDWEWDNLFNINVKGIYFTTKFGLNALIETKGCIINTSSLVGDIGQEDHAAYSATKGAVNALTKSMALDYAKYKIRVNAVAPAGVWTQMLEDWGKEQNDVEGIKNYLDGIHALGYCPNGDVVADACVFLASDKARFITGIIMPVSGGAELGYKRINHLETI